One stretch of Schlesneria sp. DSM 10557 DNA includes these proteins:
- a CDS encoding VOC family protein, protein MAKSIATFLMFEGKAEEAMNFYVSLFEGSEVQAIERYGKEGPGAERSVKKADFLLGGHPMMCIDSPIPHAFKFTPSTSLFVECADEAEFDNTFAKLSEAGQILMPPGNYGFSQKFTWLNDRFGVSWQLTLQ, encoded by the coding sequence ATGGCGAAATCGATAGCGACGTTCCTGATGTTCGAAGGTAAAGCCGAAGAGGCGATGAACTTTTATGTCTCATTGTTCGAGGGGTCCGAAGTCCAGGCAATCGAACGCTATGGCAAAGAAGGCCCCGGAGCAGAGAGAAGTGTCAAAAAAGCAGACTTTCTGCTCGGTGGCCATCCCATGATGTGCATCGATTCCCCGATCCCGCATGCTTTCAAATTCACACCGTCCACATCGCTGTTCGTCGAATGCGCCGATGAGGCTGAGTTCGACAACACGTTTGCGAAATTGTCAGAGGCCGGGCAGATTCTCATGCCACCGGGGAACTACGGCTTCAGTCAGAAGTTCACCTGGCTGAACGACCGTTTTGGTGTGTCATGGCAGTTGACCCTGCAATAG
- a CDS encoding VOC family protein, giving the protein MPQTMVTPYLFFAGRCEEALEFYREAVGAKVGMVLRFSDSPEPPPPGVLQPGFESKVMHCSFSIGETCLMASDGCDDQTKFTGFSLSLSVPTEAEADRAFAALAEGGTVQMPLSQTFWSPRYGMLTDRYGVSWMVMVPGEC; this is encoded by the coding sequence ATGCCTCAGACGATGGTGACACCTTATCTGTTTTTCGCCGGCCGCTGCGAAGAGGCTCTTGAATTCTATCGCGAAGCGGTGGGTGCCAAGGTCGGCATGGTGTTGCGGTTTAGTGATAGTCCGGAACCCCCTCCGCCGGGCGTGCTCCAACCCGGGTTTGAATCGAAGGTCATGCATTGTTCCTTCTCGATTGGCGAAACCTGTTTAATGGCTTCTGACGGATGCGATGACCAGACGAAGTTCACCGGTTTCTCCCTTTCCTTGTCCGTCCCGACCGAGGCCGAAGCCGACCGTGCCTTCGCAGCGCTCGCGGAAGGAGGAACCGTGCAGATGCCCTTGAGTCAAACATTCTGGTCCCCCCGCTACGGAATGCTGACAGACCGCTACGGCGTGAGCTGGATGGTCATGGTTCCCGGCGAATGCTGA
- a CDS encoding CPBP family intramembrane glutamic endopeptidase — protein MQGRALHDRGRPYSGIETVASKPWLRTFIRDNARAVASLMTLLPMIAEVPFRAAAMGALLALLAAGSVMVWYGLLQRWWSHQPLLEPEPGSRARWYSPASLGAVYLALLFTCMSLLPRISGGAATEASSPTLDSILTFAGIAVAIVVVLPSVLVRSGPSGRELGLTTERLTDQVRVGIKGYLAAVVPMAVSMAATLPFRGVENQHSLLKLLKTSPGLGTVLAIVVSAVVAAPLLEELLYRVILQGWLTSFLPAVIAIPVVAIVFCLVHGWRDGLALLPLAFILGYVFHRRHSYISVVVIHALFNATNLTLQLLSPDAQS, from the coding sequence ATGCAGGGCCGAGCACTGCATGACCGCGGACGGCCATACAGTGGCATCGAAACCGTGGCATCGAAACCGTGGCTGCGAACTTTTATTCGTGACAACGCACGAGCCGTTGCGAGCCTGATGACATTGCTGCCGATGATCGCCGAGGTCCCGTTTCGCGCCGCTGCGATGGGAGCGTTACTTGCGCTTCTCGCCGCGGGCAGCGTCATGGTCTGGTACGGCCTGCTTCAGCGCTGGTGGAGTCACCAGCCGCTGCTGGAGCCTGAGCCGGGTTCCCGGGCCCGCTGGTACAGTCCCGCCAGCCTCGGAGCTGTCTACCTCGCTTTGCTGTTTACTTGCATGAGCCTGCTTCCTCGCATTTCGGGGGGGGCGGCAACCGAGGCCTCGTCCCCGACTCTCGATTCGATCCTGACCTTTGCGGGGATCGCGGTGGCGATTGTGGTCGTCCTGCCGTCGGTGCTGGTGCGGTCAGGTCCGTCGGGGAGGGAACTGGGGCTGACAACAGAGCGTCTGACGGATCAGGTACGGGTCGGGATCAAGGGGTATCTCGCCGCGGTGGTTCCGATGGCTGTGTCGATGGCGGCCACCCTCCCTTTCCGGGGGGTAGAGAATCAACACTCGCTCTTAAAGCTGCTCAAGACATCTCCCGGTCTGGGGACCGTTCTGGCGATTGTGGTTTCTGCTGTTGTGGCGGCACCTCTGCTGGAAGAACTTCTTTACCGGGTGATCCTGCAGGGGTGGCTCACGTCGTTTTTACCGGCGGTGATCGCAATTCCGGTCGTGGCGATCGTGTTCTGTCTGGTTCATGGATGGCGTGACGGGTTGGCGCTATTGCCATTGGCGTTCATTCTCGGTTACGTTTTTCACCGCCGACACAGTTACATTTCAGTCGTCGTGATCCATGCGCTATTCAATGCCACGAATCTGACTTTGCAATTGCTGTCCCCTGACGCTCAATCATAA
- the tyrS gene encoding tyrosine--tRNA ligase produces the protein MNFPPVEEQLAILRRGVDKIVPEEELAAKLTKSRETGQPLRIKYGIDPTGIDVHLGHTVPLRKLRQFQELGHQAVIIIGNYTAMVGDPSGRDQARAKKLSEADVEANARDYLTQVGKVVDISRAEVHRNGDWFAKMSFADILQLCGKITVAQLLTREDFAKRYANQSPIYLHECLYPMMQAWDSVVIRADVELGGTEQLYSFMLARDLQRDQNMPQQIGIMSPILVGIDGEQKMGKSLGNYIGISESPFDMMKKFMQIPDATMQIYYNLLTSISLEEVNAILAGHPKEAKVRLAKTVIAGYYSQELANEAAERWQREVGGGELPTDIPVVKLDLAALAAQLPQCQADLANGKLVAPQLLKAAGLVASTSDAMRLIAQGGVTIYEADQPTIVSDAKAAIELKTGMLVKAGKKKIARLEIV, from the coding sequence ATGAATTTCCCTCCCGTTGAAGAGCAACTTGCCATCCTTCGCCGCGGTGTCGACAAGATTGTTCCCGAAGAGGAACTCGCCGCGAAGCTGACGAAAAGCCGCGAAACGGGGCAACCGCTGCGAATCAAGTACGGGATCGATCCGACAGGGATCGACGTGCATCTGGGGCACACGGTTCCTCTGCGCAAGCTGCGACAGTTTCAGGAACTGGGGCATCAGGCGGTCATCATCATCGGCAACTACACGGCGATGGTCGGGGACCCCAGTGGTCGTGATCAGGCCCGTGCAAAGAAATTGAGCGAAGCGGACGTCGAAGCGAATGCCCGCGACTACCTGACCCAGGTCGGCAAGGTGGTCGATATTTCCAGGGCAGAAGTCCATCGCAACGGCGACTGGTTTGCGAAGATGAGCTTCGCGGACATCCTTCAGTTGTGTGGCAAGATCACGGTCGCTCAATTGCTGACGCGCGAAGACTTCGCCAAGCGATACGCCAATCAGTCGCCGATCTATCTGCATGAATGCCTTTACCCCATGATGCAGGCGTGGGATTCGGTGGTGATTCGAGCGGATGTGGAACTGGGGGGCACCGAACAGCTTTACAGCTTTATGCTCGCACGAGATCTCCAGCGAGATCAGAACATGCCTCAGCAGATCGGCATTATGTCCCCCATTCTGGTGGGGATCGATGGCGAACAGAAGATGGGGAAGAGTCTCGGCAACTACATCGGCATCTCGGAATCGCCGTTCGACATGATGAAGAAGTTCATGCAGATTCCTGATGCGACCATGCAGATTTACTACAACCTGCTGACTAGCATCTCGCTGGAAGAAGTGAACGCAATTCTGGCGGGGCATCCGAAGGAGGCGAAAGTCCGCCTGGCTAAAACGGTGATCGCGGGTTACTACTCGCAGGAACTTGCCAACGAAGCCGCCGAACGATGGCAGCGTGAAGTGGGCGGTGGCGAACTGCCGACCGACATCCCAGTCGTGAAGCTGGATCTGGCGGCTCTTGCCGCTCAGCTTCCGCAGTGTCAGGCCGATCTGGCGAATGGGAAACTGGTCGCTCCGCAGTTGCTGAAAGCGGCTGGGCTGGTGGCTTCGACGAGTGATGCGATGCGATTGATCGCCCAAGGGGGGGTCACGATTTATGAAGCCGATCAGCCGACGATCGTCAGTGATGCAAAGGCGGCGATTGAACTCAAAACCGGAATGCTGGTTAAGGCGGGAAAAAAGAAGATCGCCCGCCTGGAAATTGTGTAA